The genomic region TTGTGGTGAAAATCTCCAACTTGTTGTCAATACGATatccattaaaataataatatttctttGACACAAGggcaacatttcaaaaaattcCGTTGATTGactatttattgaaaaaaggtTGATTAGCATTAGAAACATCATGCTGGCAGTATATAAACCTGAAGTTGTGACACAATGTGAATGGAATACAAAAATGCCCCCTCATCCACCAATTCCCCTTTCTTCTCTTAGTTGAATCTGTACCGCACATTCCCCCCGGCCTCTCTCATGCCATCACTATGGTGACAGCTCACAGCATGCTTTGTCCCAGCAGACACGTCTCCCATAGCAATGAATGTTTGGAGACGCACCAAGGAAGGCCAGATTCTCCAAGCCCACAGACTGatggtttgtgtttatgtttctaCAGGAGCCACAAAGATGAGGACAAAAGTCAACTGCACAAACCAAGCtagtgtgagaaaaaaaaaggccgGAAAGATGTAAATAATGTGGTGATTGGTTTAATAAATTaactaaagaaatacaaacaagccaaaGCGTTTTCTCCTCTCCCAGAAAAGATAAGCAGTGTATCGAGACCATACTCCAGCACTGTGGAGAGATATGGTAATCCAAGGCTACAGAACTGGTAgctaacaaatatttaaaagtcaTACAATTTAATATACCTACTGTAATAATGAGGTGTCAAGATCAGGCAAAAGAGAGTTAAGCACTGGAAATCTGTGCTAATAAAAGGTACTGAAGCAAATGTCATAATATTACTTGACATTGACCTTTGTCTATACTTGTCAAAGAAATACTTCACAATGCATAATGACACTGACTGACAATGCACAGAAACCCTgtgacaaaatacagaaaatctACAAAATGAATGACCTAATCATTTGCTGCCAGTTGGTCTAAGAGTTTGATCAGTTCTGTTTAGTGCAGTAAGGAAGTCATGTTGTTGGGGGTGAGAGTCCACATCGTGTCACTGTGGCGCTACCAAGTGGCTTAGCAAACAATGTGTAATCttggtgctgtttttttcacctttaatgaATGCTAAGTGCACAGGCATAGACAGTGACTGTGTTTCAGACTACATTATTCTGAGGACAGACTTGTGATGGTGACCAGAGAGTTTAACTATCCGTGTAGAGAGAagcattaaacattaaacacaaaacctCATCTTCAAGCACTATTTACAAAACCTCTGACTCCTCTTCAAGATGAAACTTTCACCTCAAAACTATTTCACCTGTGTTCAAAATCAAACACTGCTCTCGTCATAAACAAAGTGATCAAAATAACACACTATCAAACAGTCAGTAAACAATACaccaaaaaatagaaaacacattgtttaaaatatatagttCTCAGAGAGAAGTCAATTTGTAATCTCAAATTAAATTGCGTATGTTTCCATCCTTGTCTTttgatgaacaaaaacatgttctctCATAGTAGCTCAAAATTGATCAGAAATTGCTACTCTGCTTTGCTCcttgcaatttttttgtttgtcctcCTCCTACCCCTATTTTTATGCTACTGTACCTTGCAtctcacaaacttgtcctttgtTGTACCATTCTCAGACTTTCTCCTGCCCACCTTCAACAACCTGTTTGCCCTTTGAACTGACTTCTATTAGCTGAGTCacgtcatttgaaattagtgaaatcagttttaagtgttttttttcgaTCAATGACATGCATTctctatttgtatttttttttttttttttttttttgctacttgTGTTTACCAGTACGGATGACATGTGCGTCAGAGTGCAGATATGTTTTTAGAATGAGATTGTGTTAAGAGTTTTGCTGAAAAGTCTAAGTGAGATCTGCAAACTGGGTTTTACCGAGTGAAATGACTTAAGGTGTTGACaactgtacatttacatttaaacttgGTGTTTAGCGCCACCTCCTGACAATATAGTTTCACACACGtaaacgcacacgcacacacacattcttcatTATTTCATAACAAATAATGTAGAATACTACAGGCTTGGTACCAATGATGTATGTAATAAATGAAGTCtattgtttctattttctttatGTAAATGCAAGGCTGTAGAGCGCAGTAGGGAAAAGAATACAAATTACTAGTGTGCGTCATACGTCATGACGTAGCATCAGCTGTGGACAAAATGACAAACCCCTTTAATTCATTCGCGACCTCCTCCGTGCATGCACGCTTAACGCATTTGGCTGTCATTGTAGCCGTTTTTAAACGCACATGCTGTTTGTCTACCGACTTGTAACGGACATATGCTGCTATGAGTGCTTTGTGTCGCCTGATCCAGAGAGGACTGCTGAGTTGCCGGCCGTCGTGTCGTTTATTCACCGGACAGCAGGACGTGTGCGGAGTGGCTCCTATGGTCCGTGCAGCCAGCTCATCCAGGTATCCCTGCTAGCTCCCCGGCTAACTGATGCCCTCTGTCTGCCTGAGCCGTAGCCTGGTGCGCTGTTGCGTGGTCGACATGATAACCTAATTTCTGTTCTTTAAACCAACCcgttaatttaaattatttatcgCTCGTGTCTTTGTATTGGTATCCACCGTTAACTTTACACAGTTTAAGTAAATGACATTCAGACGTCTGGTTAGCAAAACCTGCAGTTGTGCTACCAAAGAGGATTTTAGACGTGGGTTCGTCTGTTGCTCTTATTAAAATGGTATGGTTATGTAgctaaataaaactataatGGCTGTCATGTAACTATCGTATACAATATGCTGTGCTATGCTACAGctacgctaagctaacctgTTAATGGTTTATAAgtctaattaaaatgaatgctgTTGAATACTACACCCACTTAATAAATCCTATTTGTTTAATTCATGTTACATTGTTGGTGAAACTGATGAGTAACTGTTTCAACTTATATCCGTAATTTTGCATTATACCGAGAGTCTGTGTGCCCCATTTTTATCGACACAATATTAGGAACACCTCAGAAGGCGTGATTTATTGCAGAGGTGTTGTACAAAACTGAATTATATTTAGCTAGTTAGGTGTACAAACGGTTTACTAAATGCAATCTATATCAGGGGCAATCACAACAATACAAATTAcggttcattttttttttctctcttaacAACACTTATGAATGTAATGTAGTGTTTTTCATGCATGCCTCTATGAAGTGCAACGGCAACGTTGGACAGTTAACCATTTCATTATTAGATTTCGATATAATatgtttttctcagtttcaGATCATTGTTAATTGAGTATCTTTGGGCATTGGGCTCCTGGTCGAACTAAATATTGTCTTCTCAGATTTTGTGATGTGCATGTTTCactatttgttacattttacagaatataaatgatcaaaaaaaatgaacagatgAATCAATAATGCATATATTTTAGTCATAACCCTACTAGAGTTAAGTCAGCAGCTGTTATGAAACTTGAAAATTAATCTATTGTTTATACCGGTATTTGTCACATTACTAcgacatatttttttttattattcattcagactacaaaaatacaaacaaacaaggcatTAACTATGACATACATGTAGTTGTGTCCTCTCACTATGTCaagttaaagcaacaccaaagcactgttactcttcggtccccctacaggttggatgcagaattgtccattaccgCTGTCTTATTCGAAACTACAGATCCATTACCCGATCTaccaaacttgcatagtgcggttataaCCGATAGAGGGCcgcaaagcaaatgcagaagttCCGTGTACCTTGTATCAAGTTAATGAACCACCAATACAAttttgtaaacattattttaaggtactaAAGAatctttagtgttgctttaatattACACAGttgcagtaaaagaaaaatgacttcCATTTTACATATTCACAGATAATACATGTAAAGTGAAATGTTGGGTTTAAACCTTAAAACAACATATATCTGTAGTGTAAGTGCATTGTTACCTTATGTTGTACACTGTCATCCCAAATAAGTTGACTTTACTAGAAATTAGTGTGGATACCCGTTGCCTTAAACCGTTTAGGTTTTATCACAAGGTGAAACCTGACAGGTAAAGTTGTATTAACAAAGCAGTAAATTGATTCAGTCGATGAGTCAAATTTACATTGCTAGTCATTGCTGAATAATAACATAAAGGGACacccaaaacattaacagaacattattaaaacacacttaaacTACAACAGAAACCAATCagaatatatcttttttttttttttcacaagccTAACCCAGAACAGTTCAGATGACCCCGCCCCTCCCATACAGAAACTTTACATCCTTAGTTATCTCTGCTTAAAAAGATCTGTGTACGGCATACTTAAgctgattattacaaacaactaatgttattttttaatgaatgtggTTTTTAAGTAGTGAACACTAAAAAGTTTAATAGCAACTAAATCTGGGTTTACAGTGTACCAACAGCTGGAAGCAAAACCATTTCAACCACAAATCAGAAATCATCGAATTCAATGGGTCAACATAGGAAAGCAAGATGCTCAGCAAATTCTTTGGAAGTTGAAGACACTATTGTATCATTTCCACTCTAACAGTTCCATCAGTTTTGTCACTTTGATGTATTACTGTTCTGTCGTTGTGACATAATTCTCACCATAGACATAACCAGATTCTAACTTACCAACATGGATGTTTTCCCCCCAGCCCAGTCAACTTGACCTATGATGTTTTCGATGGGAAGGGAGAGAGCACTCCCCTGGTGTTTCTCCACGGCCTTTTTGGCAGCAAATCTAACTTTCACTCAATTGCGAAGTCCTTGGTGCAGCGCACAGGCCGAAAGGTAATGCAGCGATGAAGACATGACACCGTTCTGTTACACCAAAAACAACTCAACTTTATGTGTTTGAGATTTTCTCAGCAGCCTGACACTAGCCCTCTAACAAAAGAAGGCATAGGAACGCACAATCAACCAGTGTGCTGCCAATTATTTGATACAACTCCTCAGCAGTCAGTACTGTTGTAATCCATACTACTGATATAATCTGCTCTTTGGCTTCGTGAAGAAACCCATCACCTCATGTGCACACTACAGCCTTAGTTTGAGCAGTCACTTTCATGAGCTAGagcaaaaataacaaagatACAGCTGacataaaagtgtttttgtctgtgctcTGTTAGCACTTTTCCCCAATTCCAAGTGTCCTAACTGTCCTTTGTCCAGTTAGGTGCTGACTGTAGATGCCcgtaaccatggcaacagcccTCACAGCTCAGAGCTGACCTATGAAGCGATGACCACTGATCTGAAACACCTCCTTGCCCAGCTGCACATTGAGAAGTGTGTCCTCATCGGCCACAGCATGGGAGGGAAAACGGCCATGACAACCGCCCTGACACAGGTCAGCAGCCGAGAACTGTCACCATGAATAATGTACAGATTTGTACCAAAATTATCAGATGATAACTATGGAAGAAATAAggtaaatttaaaaagattgaGCTAATAGCACTCTTGGTCAATGTGGATGCTCCTAAATGTTTCACTGATATTGTTTTAGAAAATTCAACCGGTTAACCCATAAAGAAGATATGTACATATAGTCCCTCTCGCTGGGTGTGACCTTTGTCATTGTACATTCCCATCCTCTTTGAATTCAATAATCCTCTTTGGTCTAAATTCagcacctagctgtcctgtttTTCGATTGTTCACTGGTTTTCCCCCTCCCTTCCCACCTGTttactagcctggtcctaccaaaCTCTCATACATTTcctttgtacagagagtctggccactcttcgttgacaagtgttaacttcctttaaggctggtactctgttgaagtttaaaactactGTATCTGCCccgagccactctggatctgccataagaAATCGCTAATTTTTGGTTGTAACgtcggcttagcatcgctagcgttccccttagccaactccttcaccgctaacggagcgagctggaaaatctaacttttcccgaaccccatggggaggagggccacaacatcatggccattTGGATATTCGGCAGCGTTCCCACAACGGACCGAATGGCtttgctcgcatctttctccgccgcaATCACAGAACTAAAACTCAAACTAGCGCACAATCTCAACGTcattgttctcagccactccctctgtttgctgattggaccggtaAAGAGTTGACCAGAGAAAACCAAAGCttataccgcaaacccagatgTAGTACTGaagcaaaatgaaaattgaCTGTTGGCACTGGAAAAAGGAGTTGCTTTTAATCTTGTTGTACATGTGTATACtgacaataaaaggcattctATACTACTTACGTAGGAGGGTGAATCCAGGCTACCTGTTTACCATAATCTATCTTCTGTTTGCAGTCTGGTTTAGTGGAGAGGCTGGTGGTAGTGGACATCAGTCCATCCCAGACCAGCACACGCACCAACTTCCGCTATTACATCCAGGCCATGCAGAAGCTGAAGATCTCCAGTGACATCCCACGTTCCACTGCCAGGCGGATGGCTGAGGATCAGTTGCGCAGTTTGGTCAAGGTCAGGATTCCATGTTGATTTTACACTATTCACCGTTTATATTTGATATTGAAACTTGCAATAACTGATTTAGCCACTTtggggaaatatctggctcttgaACTGCTAAATGCTGAAGTTTGTAAACCAGCTAATACCTAATGGGAATTTTCAAATCCTACTATGGTCAtgccaagacccgcccttcaataggATTCACACATTACTATTGGCCAGGTGTCCATGCTTACATGTACAGGTACTATCCCCTGtccaatcggctatcctaaccttaactactCTCCAGGTCAATAGCTAACTCCAAACAATCAAGCTGCTATTAATGTGTGGGTCTTGGCATTCCAATAGTTGGATTTGTAATTTTGCATCCCTAACTGTCTGCTGTCTGGTGCTGAGCTGGTGGCTTTTTCAGCTGAAAGCAGAAACAGCCGCCTGCTAAGGCTGAAAGTAAAGCCACGAGAGCGGTgaaagtgaaccaaaacagtaagtTGTGGGctgtaaagacaaaataatgagCTGAAAGTTGTGAGACACAAGTTAGGTTGATAACTATTTTTGGGCAACTCGCTTACCAAGTGTGATccattgaatataaaaaatattgatttgatatTGAATGCTGATTGCTGCTTTAAAGTTAACCTCTAAacttaaatatgtatttgttttctaaaGCAGTCTAATCATATCGTCCTTCATCCATCAGGAGCGCTCAGTGCGTCAGTTTCTGCTGACTAACCTGGTGGAGCAGAATGGCAACTACGCCTGGAGGGTCAACCTGGAGGCCATCTCGGCGCACCTTGATGACATCATGAGCTTCCCCAACTTCAACACTGTCTATGATGGACCTACACTGTTTTTGGGTGGAGCCAGTTCTGCTTATATCAGGTATAAAACAACAAGTGACCATTTAttatcatatactgtacattagcgtagaataaataaaacaagattgttgtggcccaaaatgcctgtTTTGCTCTTGTAAAAAATTGCgataaaagttttttatttttgttgcaatgaagttgcgggagacggtgaatgttttttgtatagttctttaaaaataaaaaggaaacttgttttggggagaataaaacaaCTCTTGGCTGAGTTGTCCTAGGAActttaccaaaaaggctcagggtgctgcaaatgttggtataatatgaaaatggctggtggatttaataccgaaaataataatttattgaataaatcaaatatgaacatatgtgtcagtggcttgttaGTTCATTgcctaacctggcctgggacacacattcataccatttgataaagtacttattggactttaagtTATCTTTGCACTTACTATAACAAGCATAGCTGTCCCTTAATTTAGGTTGTCCTTTACGTCTCATCTCCCGTTTTTCCTGCCTCCAGCGTGTGTGTCATCAGTTGTGGGGGGAAATGagcagccccgcccgctgcagagagccgacaggattgaaacagcagcagatgtGAAATATGagatgttcaagtcacacacgtctcgtctttatagtagaaacaaggaaatgaatttggctACATACTTGCGACGTCAACCTGTTCTCGCTCCCGCTTGGTTATttgctctcagagtcacatacagatacaaagtctggcacgtgggactgctggaaTTGGTTGAAGTCGTGGGAAACTgtggttattggtcaaatttgagaAACAAATTGCGGtaattggttgaatttgcgttAATTGTTGTGAtcgcgaaatcctggagggacggATTAGGGGGGGCTAATGGAAAAAATACGTGGACAACTTGGGCAGTTGGTAGCCCAGAGAAGGTCACTAAGAATACATTAAATATCCCCTATTTTGGTGGAGACTAAGTTTAGTGAAAGCGGACCCAGAAAACTGAAACTACGGAAGAAATACAGCACATGGAGCACGGAGACAGCACAACCTCTGAGCGTGACACGCGTGTCCATTACATTATGCTGCTCATCTCTAATTTTACAGAGATGGTGAACATAGAGCGACAGTTGGATCTGCTTCAGAGCTATGTGCGTTTGTTCTGCCCTGAACCATAATACATTCATGTCTTGAACACAAAGAGAAGAGGGGTTGGCTAGTGGGCAACTTTTGGAGGCGGACtttatgctgttttttaaatttttttaaaatttgtatttatttgataCATGGCTTTGTTCTTGCCAGTGCGGCTATCCCTCATTCTAACTTACTTTTTTTCTGGAAAGAAGTTGATTGACTTTTTCTGTCATCTGTCTATAAAAAGGAAGCACTCTGTTGTTCAGGCACTCCAGCAGTCCGACCTGCatgtgaaaaagaagaaaagacctCCCACTGGCCACGGAAGTAAACACGGAGGTCACTGTGTACTATCGTTTCCAGGAGTAAACGAGCCATGTTAGCCCTCCGAGCAAATGGGTGCTAACTAGTGTAGCTGaggataataaaacaaaaactaggAGGCTTCGTAATCTGAACCACCGTGAACCAAGACAGtcaacacaacttttatttacacaaactTTTATCTGTTAACTGTTCATCTGTCTCTTGTCTCTTTTGCCTCACGCCCCCTGATGTTCTAATTTTTCCGTCTGTGCCTTCACTCCTGATCCAGCTCCGACGATTACCCAGAAATCCAGAGGCTGTTCCCCAACGCTGACATCCAGTACATCCCAGACGCAAGCCATTGGATCCATGCAGATAAACCCTTAGATTTCATCAGCTCCATCATCTCCTTTCTCCAGTCCTAGCTGCCTCTGCCTACGCCTAAGAACTTTTTAATGGTCAGCACCCTTGAGCGTGCCCTCACCGAAAACAACGGTTTGTATTCAGCAGCTTCAGCGAGAGCAAGTTGAAACATTAATGATGCTAATATTTGACAACACTGGACCAAACTTACCCTTTTACAACAGTCAGTCCTTTTAACAATATTAGTGTAGTTTAGTGTAGGTAAACTTGTGTTTAGTCTCTCTGCCAGACAGGTAGTGTAACTAGATGGGCTGGTTTCTCAATatgttttcattgatttttacGTCGGTAAGTagacaatgtttaaaaataacGGTGTTGTTTTGGAGGTGATGTATTAATCCAAAGAAACTTATCTTCACAGTGCTTTCTTTATGGTAAAACATATGCCAGTGTGATggaaagttgttgttttttttggttgaagTGTACCAGCAGTAGGATGGTTGGACATGAAAGGTTTGACAGCACTGCAgtataaaagaaaatactgaatATCTGAAAAGCTGAGTGAAGAAATAGTTGTTCCTTAGCACAAGGGAGTTTGCTGTTGTATCAGGAGGTTCAGTCTCTGCAAAAAGTCTGTAAGGTAGACTTCATGTGGACATATGGTATGTTGTAGTTATTTTCTTGTTGACCACAGGGATATATTCAATATTTTGGTCTGGAACTTAATTTCTTACGTCCTCTCCTCTGTATCTGCTGTATGTCAGAGATGAGGATTTACAGGTCATCAAGAGCGCTGATTATATTTTTATGCCAACATACTCATCTATGAAAACCAAGTTGAACAACTCAAATGCCGTACACGCAATCTGTTTTGGGAACATCTAAGACCCCATTTTCTCCTGATATTAAAATCTGATCTGAGTGGACAGTTCGACGTACAGGCCACATTTGGAGCCGGTTTAGGCCCCATGGGACCACAGTCTTTTAAgcagtgtgtatttatgtgtccTAGGGCATATTAAGGACCGCCTACTCAGCTGTGAGCGGAACTACAT from Etheostoma cragini isolate CJK2018 chromosome 13, CSU_Ecrag_1.0, whole genome shotgun sequence harbors:
- the abhd11 gene encoding protein ABHD11, with the translated sequence MSALCRLIQRGLLSCRPSCRLFTGQQDVCGVAPMVRAASSSSPVNLTYDVFDGKGESTPLVFLHGLFGSKSNFHSIAKSLVQRTGRKVLTVDARNHGNSPHSSELTYEAMTTDLKHLLAQLHIEKCVLIGHSMGGKTAMTTALTQSGLVERLVVVDISPSQTSTRTNFRYYIQAMQKLKISSDIPRSTARRMAEDQLRSLVKERSVRQFLLTNLVEQNGNYAWRVNLEAISAHLDDIMSFPNFNTVYDGPTLFLGGASSAYISSDDYPEIQRLFPNADIQYIPDASHWIHADKPLDFISSIISFLQS